The Candidatus Melainabacteria bacterium genome includes a window with the following:
- a CDS encoding NADPH-dependent oxidoreductase gives MKSEYLVISCSLNPESNSRKMALSAFEILNQRGGAEWLDLREYELPLCDGGSAYSHKNVEVVAQKIRDAKCILLGVPIYNFDVNAAAKNLIELTGRAWTEKVVGFLCAAGGKSSYMSVMSLGNSLMLDFRSLIIPRFVYADGSSFDDNAVSDALVKTRIEELVETAIGLTHQVNEQANRANPTSKSM, from the coding sequence ATGAAGTCCGAATATCTGGTTATCAGTTGCAGTTTGAATCCGGAAAGTAACAGCCGAAAAATGGCCCTTTCTGCTTTCGAAATTCTCAACCAGCGCGGCGGTGCCGAATGGCTGGATTTGCGAGAATACGAGCTGCCCTTATGCGACGGTGGTTCCGCATACAGTCACAAAAATGTTGAAGTGGTGGCACAAAAAATAAGAGATGCAAAATGCATCCTGCTCGGCGTGCCAATCTATAACTTTGACGTGAACGCGGCAGCCAAAAATCTGATCGAATTGACAGGTCGAGCGTGGACAGAAAAGGTAGTAGGTTTCCTCTGCGCTGCCGGCGGTAAATCAAGCTACATGTCTGTAATGTCTCTCGGGAACAGTTTGATGCTGGATTTCAGATCGCTTATCATTCCCCGCTTCGTTTATGCCGACGGTTCTTCATTCGACGACAATGCAGTCAGTGATGCTCTGGTTAAAACTCGCATCGAAGAATTAGTGGAGACAGCAATCGGACTGACACATCAAGTGAATGAGCAAGCCAACAGAGCAAACCCGACCTCTAAGTCGATGTAA
- the dacB gene encoding D-alanyl-D-alanine carboxypeptidase/D-alanyl-D-alanine-endopeptidase, with product METVITKRLSIVFSLILLIVGSVPCRATTAAPQTLEGVLGGWLKAQTLQHSNVGVEVMELPSGKVLYSYNGRKRFVPASTAKVFTTACAFETLGGAYTYKTQLLSAGTTTDGRLHGDLVINPSQDPSLSRDDIRQLVSKIDTKKIHTVDGRVRLAKTPGGFEQYLPGWLVEDFGQIYMPVCSNFVIDHNIAQGVSAMKGMKVFDMSSTYEINALTRSLMKADVASAWLTYDPGNKTIRTYCGDGTSQKSPLMIADPDEYNVAIVEQALADRGIHVEKNALMSRDKSNTSDGATTLLAEHVSNPLSKICTITLHESDNLYAQQLLRTLGMLTPEQMEKSKNKEDDTTLEQRGLYRLTTWLASVGVPPNEAVILDGCGLTRKNGITPHALNTVLKHMAGPTLNGPYLSLLKNGDNYRYKTGSMDTARSITGVVTTAGGQSLAVTIMVNNHTPSIKDLRSALGELVNIVGRIKTITIKEPGKPEVTEMPTSDVNGPVLITMASPAPAAPRHATRHSSHKRRKH from the coding sequence TTGGAAACCGTCATAACTAAGCGCCTTTCAATAGTATTTTCATTAATTCTGTTAATCGTCGGCTCAGTCCCCTGCCGAGCGACCACAGCAGCGCCACAGACTCTGGAAGGCGTGCTAGGAGGCTGGCTCAAAGCGCAGACTCTGCAGCACTCGAACGTCGGCGTAGAAGTAATGGAATTGCCATCAGGCAAAGTTCTTTATTCATATAACGGTCGCAAGCGATTCGTACCTGCATCTACAGCAAAGGTATTCACTACCGCTTGCGCCTTTGAAACACTTGGCGGTGCCTATACATACAAAACGCAGCTATTGTCAGCGGGCACCACAACTGACGGCAGGTTGCACGGTGACCTGGTGATCAATCCCTCACAGGATCCAAGTCTGTCACGTGACGACATCAGACAACTGGTGTCAAAAATTGATACGAAAAAAATACACACGGTTGACGGCCGCGTGCGGCTAGCTAAGACGCCGGGCGGCTTCGAACAATATCTGCCCGGTTGGCTGGTGGAAGATTTCGGTCAGATATACATGCCGGTGTGCTCCAACTTCGTCATCGATCACAACATCGCTCAGGGTGTTTCAGCCATGAAAGGCATGAAAGTTTTCGACATGAGCTCTACATATGAGATCAATGCCCTGACGCGCAGCCTGATGAAAGCTGACGTAGCATCGGCATGGTTGACTTATGATCCTGGCAACAAAACAATTCGCACATACTGCGGGGATGGGACCAGTCAAAAAAGCCCTCTGATGATTGCAGACCCAGATGAATATAACGTCGCCATCGTAGAGCAAGCGCTTGCCGATCGAGGCATCCATGTTGAGAAGAATGCACTCATGTCACGAGACAAGAGCAATACCAGTGATGGTGCGACAACATTGCTTGCCGAGCATGTTTCCAATCCGCTCTCCAAAATCTGCACCATCACACTGCATGAAAGCGACAATCTCTACGCGCAGCAGCTCTTAAGAACACTGGGCATGCTGACGCCGGAGCAGATGGAAAAAAGCAAAAACAAAGAAGACGACACGACTCTTGAACAACGAGGACTGTATCGACTGACGACCTGGCTGGCGTCAGTGGGCGTGCCGCCAAACGAAGCAGTCATATTGGACGGGTGTGGTTTGACACGTAAAAACGGTATCACGCCGCATGCACTTAATACGGTGCTGAAACATATGGCAGGACCGACGCTGAACGGACCGTATCTCTCATTGCTGAAGAATGGTGATAATTACAGATACAAGACGGGCTCGATGGACACGGCAAGGTCAATTACCGGTGTCGTCACGACTGCAGGCGGACAGAGCCTTGCAGTGACGATCATGGTCAATAATCACACTCCATCCATCAAAGATTTGCGCAGCGCACTGGGCGAATTGGTAAACATCGTGGGTCGCATCAAAACAATCACCATTAAAGAGCCGGGAAAACCCGAAGTTACGGAGATGCCTACTTCTGATGTAAACGGACCGGTTTTAATCACTATGGCAAGCCCGGCTCCTGCAGCACCACGTCACGCCACCCGACATTCCTCTCATAAACGGCGCAAGCACTAA
- the rpiB gene encoding ribose 5-phosphate isomerase B has translation MASRIVIGADHGGYELKDVVRDFLEQQKYDVIDVGTFSADSVDYPDYAAKVGQTILDGKADLGIMICGSGVGACVAINKMPGIRAGLCHDTFSAHQGREDDDVNVLCLGARVIGHQLALEIVKTFLNAKFSGLERHVRRLSKVHELELKYAGQLK, from the coding sequence ATGGCAAGCAGAATTGTTATAGGTGCCGACCATGGCGGGTACGAGCTGAAAGATGTCGTTCGCGATTTTCTCGAACAGCAGAAATATGACGTGATTGATGTCGGTACTTTCAGTGCTGATTCTGTCGATTATCCTGACTACGCTGCGAAGGTCGGTCAGACAATTCTGGATGGCAAGGCGGATCTTGGTATCATGATTTGTGGTAGCGGGGTTGGTGCCTGCGTTGCTATCAATAAAATGCCCGGAATTCGCGCTGGGCTCTGTCATGACACATTTTCGGCTCACCAGGGCCGAGAAGATGATGATGTAAATGTTCTGTGCCTGGGCGCCAGAGTAATTGGTCATCAACTCGCTCTGGAAATTGTCAAAACTTTTCTGAATGCGAAATTCTCGGGACTCGAAAGACATGTTCGACGCTTATCGAAAGTGCATGAACTTGAACTCAAGTATGCCGGACAACTGAAATAA
- a CDS encoding acyl-CoA thioesterase, giving the protein METAGYLGIQMKIKVRTYDIDSAGHVSNIVYFRWLEDLRLQLFEEHFSFEEFVDQGYTPVIAASSIEYKRAIRLFDKPVGHMYLTEIRAASIKFYGEIYVDDQLTTRATHTGVFVDSETMKPRRTPTVVIDKFRRAQEEEAKNKA; this is encoded by the coding sequence ATGGAAACTGCCGGCTACCTTGGCATTCAGATGAAAATAAAGGTGAGAACATATGACATCGACTCTGCTGGTCACGTGTCAAACATCGTCTATTTTCGCTGGCTTGAAGACCTCCGTCTCCAGCTCTTCGAAGAACACTTCTCCTTTGAAGAGTTCGTCGACCAGGGCTACACTCCTGTGATAGCCGCGTCCAGCATCGAGTACAAAAGGGCAATCAGATTGTTCGACAAGCCAGTTGGGCACATGTACTTGACCGAAATTCGCGCAGCAAGCATCAAGTTTTATGGCGAAATTTATGTTGACGACCAGCTAACCACCAGAGCAACTCACACGGGAGTCTTTGTCGACAGTGAAACGATGAAGCCGCGCCGTACCCCGACGGTAGTCATAGACAAATTCAGAAGAGCTCAAGAAGAAGAAGCTAAGAACAAAGCCTAG
- a CDS encoding carboxymuconolactone decarboxylase family protein gives MTRLKPVDQATASGATKEALDKIQAKMGRVPNIFALMGNSPAAVNAYLAMSEALSHGALDAHMRERIAISAAEIHHCEYCLSAHTAIAKSVGLSDDEQVKARQSQSADAKADVGLTFVRNILLRKADVQDSDIADLHAAGYTDGEIAELIANTALNVFTNYFNLIAKTENDFPKVPLLFPA, from the coding sequence ATGACTCGATTGAAACCAGTTGACCAGGCGACCGCGTCAGGTGCTACGAAAGAAGCGTTAGACAAGATTCAGGCCAAGATGGGCAGAGTGCCTAATATTTTCGCGTTGATGGGAAATTCACCAGCCGCCGTCAACGCTTACCTGGCGATGAGTGAAGCGTTGTCCCACGGTGCTCTTGATGCTCATATGCGCGAGAGAATTGCAATCAGTGCGGCAGAAATTCACCACTGCGAATATTGTCTGTCTGCACATACAGCCATTGCGAAGAGTGTTGGCTTGAGTGACGATGAGCAGGTTAAGGCTCGCCAATCACAGTCTGCTGATGCTAAAGCAGACGTCGGTTTGACCTTCGTTCGTAACATTCTTTTGCGCAAAGCTGATGTTCAGGACTCAGACATTGCAGATTTGCATGCAGCCGGTTACACAGATGGTGAAATTGCTGAATTGATAGCGAATACCGCTCTGAATGTATTCACGAACTACTTCAATTTGATCGCCAAAACAGAAAACGATTTCCCGAAGGTGCCGTTGTTGTTCCCAGCTTAA